From Pseudomonas sp. FP2335, the proteins below share one genomic window:
- a CDS encoding glutathione S-transferase family protein yields MGHSLKILGRTSSINVRKVLWTCQELGIDYKREDWGIGYTPTQSPEFLALNPNAQVPVLIDDHGVLWESNTICRYLVGLYERHDLLPAEPAPRARVEQWMDWQATELNPSWGYAFHALVRQNPDYQDPQRIQAGVQAWNSKMGLLEQQLLKTGAYVAGDEFTLADILVGLSVHRWRNAPLEHPPYPAVEAYYQRLSQRPGFQTFALDGHD; encoded by the coding sequence ATGGGACACTCACTGAAAATCTTGGGCCGCACCTCCTCCATCAACGTGCGCAAAGTGCTGTGGACCTGCCAGGAACTCGGCATCGACTACAAGCGCGAAGACTGGGGCATCGGCTACACCCCCACCCAATCCCCCGAGTTCCTCGCCCTGAACCCCAACGCCCAGGTGCCGGTGCTGATCGACGATCACGGTGTGCTGTGGGAATCCAACACCATCTGCCGTTACCTCGTGGGCCTCTACGAACGCCATGACCTGCTGCCCGCCGAACCCGCGCCACGGGCGCGCGTCGAGCAATGGATGGATTGGCAAGCCACCGAACTCAACCCGTCCTGGGGCTACGCGTTCCATGCACTGGTACGCCAGAACCCCGACTACCAGGACCCGCAGCGTATCCAGGCCGGCGTGCAAGCCTGGAACAGCAAGATGGGCCTGCTCGAACAACAGTTGCTCAAGACCGGTGCCTACGTGGCTGGCGATGAGTTCACCCTGGCCGACATCCTCGTCGGCCTGTCGGTGCACCGCTGGCGCAACGCGCCGCTGGAGCATCCGCCCTACCCCGCTGTCGAGGCTTACTATCAGCGCCTCAGCCAGCGCCCCGGTTTCCAGACCTTCGCCCTCGACGGCCATGATTGA
- a CDS encoding GyrI-like domain-containing protein, with translation MDQHTTQPLEPRMEEGKALVIAGVQGRYSKATVGDIPKLWELFDTCIKDIKQRVGGVTYGVCHNPNHGEFDYMAGVEVPRKSDVPGNFETVEIPAHHYAVFPHYGPVQALEQTYERIMFEWLPHSGFKVAGPDFERYSADFDVTKGTGTVEVWLPVEPK, from the coding sequence ATGGATCAGCACACAACACAACCGTTAGAGCCACGCATGGAAGAGGGTAAAGCCCTGGTGATCGCCGGTGTACAAGGGCGTTATTCGAAGGCCACCGTGGGTGATATTCCCAAATTGTGGGAGTTGTTCGACACCTGCATCAAAGACATCAAGCAACGCGTCGGCGGCGTGACTTACGGGGTGTGCCATAACCCCAACCACGGCGAGTTCGACTACATGGCCGGGGTGGAAGTGCCGCGTAAAAGCGATGTGCCCGGTAACTTCGAAACCGTTGAAATCCCAGCCCATCACTACGCCGTGTTCCCGCATTACGGGCCGGTACAGGCGCTGGAGCAGACCTATGAACGCATCATGTTCGAGTGGTTGCCGCACTCGGGCTTCAAGGTGGCGGGGCCGGATTTCGAGCGTTACAGCGCGGATTTTGATGTGACGAAGGGCACGGGGACGGTGGAGGTCTGGCTGCCGGTGGAGCCCAAGTAA
- the alaC gene encoding alanine transaminase, with product MADQGSPRRFARIDRLPPYVFNITAELKMAARRRGEDIIDLSMGNPDGPTPPHIVEKLVQVAQREDTHGYSTSKGIPRLRRAISRWYKDRYEVDIDPESEAIVTIGSKEGLAHLMLATLDQGDTVLVPNPSYPIHIYGAVIAGAQVRSVPLIPGVDFFAELERAIRGSIPKPKMMILGFPSNPTAQCVELDFFERVIALAKQYDVLVIHDLAYADIVYDGWKAPSIMQVPGAKDIAVEFFTLSKSYNMAGWRIGFMVGNPELVNALARIKSYHDYGTFTPLQVAAIAALEGDQQCVKDIAEQYRQRRNVLVKGLHELGWMVENPKASMYVWAKIPEAYAEMGSLEFAKKLLLEAKVCVSPGIGFGEYGDDHVRFALIENQDRIRQAVRGIRGMFRADGLVTKA from the coding sequence ATGGCCGACCAAGGTTCGCCGCGCCGCTTTGCGCGCATAGATCGACTCCCCCCTTACGTTTTCAATATCACTGCCGAGCTGAAGATGGCTGCGCGTCGGCGCGGCGAAGACATCATCGACTTGAGCATGGGCAACCCCGACGGCCCCACGCCGCCGCACATTGTCGAGAAACTCGTACAAGTGGCCCAGCGTGAAGACACCCACGGCTACTCCACCTCCAAAGGCATTCCGCGTCTGCGCCGGGCGATTTCGCGCTGGTACAAGGACCGTTATGAAGTGGACATCGACCCCGAGTCGGAAGCCATCGTGACCATCGGTTCCAAGGAAGGCCTGGCGCACTTGATGCTGGCCACCCTGGACCAGGGCGACACCGTGTTGGTGCCCAACCCCAGCTACCCGATCCACATCTACGGTGCCGTGATTGCCGGCGCCCAGGTGCGCTCGGTGCCGCTGATTCCCGGCGTGGATTTCTTCGCCGAACTGGAACGGGCGATTCGCGGCTCGATCCCCAAGCCAAAGATGATGATCCTGGGCTTTCCGTCCAACCCCACCGCGCAGTGCGTGGAGCTGGACTTCTTCGAGCGCGTGATCGCCCTGGCCAAGCAATATGACGTGCTGGTGATCCACGACCTGGCCTACGCCGACATCGTCTACGACGGCTGGAAAGCCCCGTCGATCATGCAAGTGCCTGGTGCCAAGGACATTGCGGTGGAGTTCTTCACCCTGTCCAAGAGCTACAACATGGCCGGCTGGCGCATCGGTTTCATGGTGGGCAACCCGGAACTGGTCAACGCCCTGGCGCGCATCAAGAGCTACCACGACTACGGCACCTTCACCCCGCTGCAAGTGGCGGCGATTGCCGCGCTGGAAGGCGACCAACAGTGCGTGAAGGACATTGCCGAGCAGTATCGCCAGCGCCGCAACGTGCTGGTCAAGGGCCTGCATGAACTGGGCTGGATGGTGGAAAATCCAAAGGCATCGATGTACGTCTGGGCGAAGATTCCCGAGGCGTATGCCGAAATGGGCTCGCTGGAATTTGCCAAGAAGCTGCTGCTGGAGGCGAAGGTGTGTGTGTCGCCGGGCATCGGCTTTGGTGAGTATGGCGACGATCATGTGCGCTTTGCGCTGATCGAGAACCAGGACCGGATACGGCAGGCGGTGCGGGGGATTCGCGGGATGTTTCGTGCGGATGGGTTGGTCACCAAGGCCTGA
- a CDS encoding LacI family DNA-binding transcriptional regulator, whose amino-acid sequence MMTSKNDKKLRTTGRPTLNEVARLAGVSPITASRALRGISTVATELVEKVQHAAAELNYVVNPAARALASAQSHSVVVIVPSLSNLLFIETLEAIHQVLRPKGFEVLIGNSHYSRDEEENLLRNYMAYQPRGLLLTGFDRTESARRMVESSNVPCVYMMDLDPNAGVNCVGFSQLAAGETAAAHLLARGRKRLAYIGAQLDQRTLLRGEGFRRALQQAGLYDPALEVLTPRPSSVGLGGELFLQLLAAHPDVDAIFFGNDDLAQGALLEALRHGIKVPERVAVLGFNDLPSSSFMVPRLSSISTPREAIGRRSAEHLLTIMAGNKVAKPVVDMGFELQVREST is encoded by the coding sequence CTGATGACCTCCAAGAACGATAAAAAATTGCGCACCACGGGTCGCCCGACCCTCAACGAAGTCGCCCGCCTCGCTGGCGTCAGCCCGATTACCGCCTCCCGCGCCCTGCGCGGCATCAGCACCGTAGCGACAGAGCTGGTCGAAAAAGTCCAGCACGCCGCTGCCGAGTTGAATTACGTGGTCAACCCCGCCGCCCGCGCCCTGGCTTCGGCCCAGAGCCATTCGGTGGTGGTGATCGTGCCGTCGCTGTCCAACCTGCTGTTTATCGAAACCCTCGAAGCCATCCACCAAGTGCTGCGGCCCAAAGGTTTTGAAGTGCTGATCGGCAACTCCCACTATTCGCGCGACGAAGAAGAAAACCTGCTGCGCAACTACATGGCCTACCAGCCACGGGGTTTGCTGCTGACCGGCTTCGACCGGACCGAGAGCGCCCGACGGATGGTCGAGAGCAGCAATGTTCCCTGCGTGTACATGATGGACCTGGACCCGAATGCCGGCGTGAACTGCGTGGGTTTCTCGCAGCTGGCGGCGGGTGAAACGGCGGCGGCGCACCTGCTGGCCCGTGGGCGCAAGCGCCTGGCGTATATAGGCGCACAACTGGACCAACGCACCCTGCTGCGTGGCGAAGGTTTCCGCCGCGCACTGCAACAGGCCGGCCTGTACGACCCGGCGCTGGAAGTGCTGACGCCACGCCCGTCCTCCGTGGGCCTGGGCGGCGAACTGTTCCTGCAGTTGCTGGCCGCCCATCCCGATGTGGACGCGATCTTCTTCGGCAATGACGACCTGGCCCAGGGCGCTCTGCTTGAAGCCCTGCGCCACGGCATCAAGGTGCCGGAACGCGTGGCGGTGCTGGGTTTCAACGACTTGCCGTCGTCATCGTTCATGGTGCCGCGCCTGAGCAGCATCAGCACGCCGCGTGAAGCGATTGGTCGGCGTTCAGCGGAGCATCTGTTGACGATCATGGCGGGGAACAAGGTGGCCAAGCCGGTGGTGGATATGGGCTTTGAGTTGCAGGTGCGCGAAAGTACCTGA
- a CDS encoding GNAT family N-acetyltransferase has protein sequence METRLVPYETLSMLQKQQLDSLQVHPEQLPFCGDIYCALNSLRVNPNPGIKGFALLADDQPVAFLLLKRPPCLPHWADEHSATLHALQVDRGQQGRGFGKACLQALPAAALLAWPQIKGIELSVDTENVAAMGLYLGAGWVDCGEAYKARVGYERRLKCAIAESTTLDL, from the coding sequence ATGGAAACCCGCCTCGTCCCCTATGAGACGTTGAGCATGTTGCAAAAACAGCAGCTCGACAGCCTGCAAGTGCACCCCGAACAGCTGCCGTTTTGCGGCGACATCTACTGCGCGCTGAACAGCCTGCGGGTCAATCCCAACCCTGGCATCAAAGGCTTCGCCCTCCTCGCAGACGACCAGCCCGTGGCTTTCCTGCTGCTCAAACGCCCGCCGTGCCTGCCCCATTGGGCCGACGAGCACAGCGCCACGCTGCATGCGCTGCAAGTCGATCGTGGCCAACAAGGGCGCGGGTTTGGCAAGGCGTGCTTGCAGGCGCTGCCCGCTGCGGCGTTGCTGGCGTGGCCGCAGATCAAGGGGATCGAGTTGTCGGTGGACACCGAAAATGTGGCGGCAATGGGCTTGTATCTTGGAGCTGGATGGGTGGATTGCGGGGAGGCGTACAAGGCGCGGGTGGGGTATGAGCGCAGGTTGAAATGCGCCATTGCCGAGTCAACGACGCTAGACCTGTAG
- a CDS encoding LysR family transcriptional regulator: MASHEVLQAFVQAATQGSFSAAARKLGKSQSTVSAAVASLEIDLDVVLFDRSSRKPTLTPAGHVLLQRAEQVLEASSRLELAASQLSQGLEPKLTIAMSDTYQSDRFEVALSAFEQRYPDLELECLIAECEDLIALVQSGRAQIAFIEQQETYPPDLTGAPVQERTEIALFAAPEHPLARLKSIPVDTLRQHRELRLASIINPTETRASGRVWSAPSYLMLMEMAQLGFGWAPLPRWLVERFDGGRLVELKARSWPRSVAVDALWSRHHPPGPAGSWLLGKMLE; encoded by the coding sequence ATGGCCTCACATGAAGTGCTCCAGGCGTTTGTCCAGGCGGCGACCCAGGGCTCGTTTTCGGCGGCGGCGCGCAAGCTGGGCAAGAGCCAATCGACGGTCAGCGCGGCGGTGGCGAGCCTGGAGATCGACCTGGACGTGGTGCTGTTTGATCGCAGCAGCCGCAAGCCAACGCTGACCCCGGCCGGGCATGTGTTGCTGCAACGCGCCGAACAGGTGCTGGAAGCCAGCAGCCGCCTGGAATTGGCGGCGAGCCAGTTGTCCCAGGGCCTGGAGCCGAAGCTGACGATTGCGATGTCCGACACCTACCAGTCCGACCGCTTTGAAGTTGCCCTCAGTGCGTTTGAACAGCGTTATCCGGACCTTGAACTGGAATGCTTGATCGCCGAGTGCGAAGACTTGATCGCCCTGGTACAGAGTGGCCGGGCGCAGATCGCGTTTATCGAACAACAGGAGACTTACCCGCCCGACCTCACCGGCGCGCCAGTGCAAGAGCGCACGGAAATCGCCCTGTTTGCCGCGCCCGAACATCCGCTGGCCAGGCTGAAAAGCATCCCCGTCGACACCCTGCGCCAACACCGCGAACTGCGCCTGGCGAGCATCATCAACCCGACTGAAACCCGTGCCAGCGGGCGGGTGTGGTCGGCGCCCAGTTACTTGATGTTGATGGAGATGGCCCAGCTCGGCTTTGGCTGGGCACCGCTGCCGCGCTGGCTGGTGGAGCGTTTTGACGGCGGCCGCCTGGTGGAGCTCAAGGCCCGCAGCTGGCCGCGGTCGGTGGCGGTGGATGCCCTGTGGTCCCGCCACCACCCGCCGGGGCCGGCGGGGAGCTGGTTACTGGGCAAGATGTTGGAGTGA
- a CDS encoding NAD(P)-dependent oxidoreductase has protein sequence MKGLNVLLTGACGRIGKTFFDASKDRYRFTLTDRIAPDFALGEHRFVHADLSDRTGLAALLDGIDVIVHLSGIPHASASFDELLPNNILATTYLFEAAVAAGVKRLVFASSAQTIEGYPVDRQIIPGMQVMPANLYGVSKCYGEALCAYYAAKTPLSTIALRIGAFEFVETHDLNNARDLSAWLSPRDAVQLLQRSVETEGVRHLIAHGISNNRFKRLDLSETTRVLGYQPVDDAFQTFEIPIT, from the coding sequence ATGAAAGGACTCAACGTACTGCTCACCGGCGCTTGCGGCAGAATCGGCAAGACGTTTTTCGACGCCTCGAAAGACCGTTACCGCTTCACTCTCACCGACCGCATCGCCCCGGATTTTGCCCTCGGCGAACACCGTTTCGTACACGCCGACCTCAGTGACAGAACCGGCCTGGCGGCGCTGCTCGACGGCATCGACGTGATCGTGCACCTGTCGGGCATCCCCCACGCCAGCGCTTCGTTCGACGAATTGCTGCCGAACAATATCCTCGCCACCACCTACCTGTTTGAAGCCGCCGTGGCCGCCGGGGTCAAACGTCTAGTCTTCGCCAGCAGCGCGCAGACCATCGAAGGCTACCCGGTGGACCGCCAGATTATCCCCGGCATGCAGGTGATGCCGGCCAACTTGTATGGCGTGAGCAAATGCTACGGTGAGGCGCTGTGTGCCTACTACGCAGCGAAAACCCCGCTGTCGACGATTGCCCTGCGCATTGGCGCCTTCGAGTTTGTCGAAACCCACGACCTCAACAACGCCCGCGACCTCAGCGCCTGGCTCAGCCCGCGCGATGCGGTGCAGCTGCTGCAACGCTCGGTAGAAACCGAGGGTGTGAGGCACCTGATCGCCCATGGCATCTCCAACAACCGCTTCAAGCGCCTGGATTTGAGCGAAACCACGCGGGTGCTGGGTTATCAACCGGTGGACGATGCCTTCCAGACTTTTGAAATCCCCATCACTTAA
- a CDS encoding SRPBCC family protein codes for MSTQPAEFELSISRVIDAPRSRVFRAWTEPALLQQWWGPHGMTTPECEMNLWVGGLFRTLMRAPDGSEYPTEGVFLEIVAPQRLVFTDAFRPGWIPSGKAFMTAEVTLQEVEGNKTLYTARAMHWSTEDKQAHEAMGFHDGWGQSLDRLVTLVTTGMRD; via the coding sequence ATGTCTACCCAACCTGCCGAATTTGAGTTGTCCATCAGCCGTGTGATCGACGCGCCCCGCAGCCGAGTGTTCCGCGCCTGGACCGAGCCGGCGCTGTTGCAACAATGGTGGGGCCCCCACGGCATGACCACCCCCGAATGCGAAATGAACCTGTGGGTCGGTGGGCTGTTTCGCACCCTGATGCGCGCGCCGGACGGCAGCGAATACCCGACCGAGGGCGTGTTCCTGGAAATCGTCGCGCCCCAGCGGCTGGTGTTTACCGATGCGTTCAGGCCGGGGTGGATCCCCTCGGGCAAGGCGTTCATGACCGCAGAAGTGACGTTGCAGGAGGTCGAAGGCAACAAGACGCTCTATACCGCGCGGGCGATGCATTGGAGTACTGAGGATAAACAGGCGCATGAAGCGATGGGCTTTCATGACGGCTGGGGCCAGAGCCTGGATCGCTTGGTGACGCTGGTCACAACCGGCATGCGCGATTGA
- a CDS encoding gluconokinase, whose protein sequence is MSQPVTALVIMGVAGCGKTSVSEAVCRLNGATAIEGDSFHPAANIEKMSAGHPLNDDDRAGWLDILCDELRRSLKAGEHPVLTCSALKKKYRDHLREAAPGLGFVFLELSREVASDRVSHRPGHFMPASLIDSQFATLESPVGEPLTLALNASVDSVEQLAEQAHAWWLQHGFEPSK, encoded by the coding sequence ATGAGTCAACCTGTTACTGCCCTGGTCATCATGGGTGTTGCTGGCTGTGGCAAGACCAGCGTCAGCGAAGCCGTGTGCCGTCTGAACGGCGCTACCGCCATCGAAGGCGACAGCTTCCACCCTGCCGCCAACATCGAAAAGATGAGCGCCGGCCACCCCCTCAACGACGACGACCGCGCCGGCTGGCTCGACATCCTTTGCGATGAACTGCGCCGTTCGCTAAAAGCCGGCGAACACCCGGTGCTCACCTGTTCAGCCCTCAAGAAGAAATACCGCGACCACCTGCGCGAAGCCGCGCCGGGCCTGGGTTTCGTGTTTCTGGAGTTGAGCCGTGAAGTGGCGTCCGACCGCGTGTCCCATCGCCCCGGCCATTTCATGCCGGCAAGCCTGATCGACAGCCAGTTCGCCACCCTTGAATCACCCGTGGGCGAGCCGCTGACCCTGGCCCTCAACGCCAGCGTCGACAGCGTCGAGCAATTGGCCGAGCAGGCCCATGCCTGGTGGCTGCAACACGGCTTCGAACCTTCCAAGTGA
- a CDS encoding GntP family permease → MFGMSHESYLLLDAVVTIIGLIVLITKFKVHPFIALIIAAGFLGLTSGMPVDKIIKAFQDGFGGVLGFVGIILALGTMLGKMMAESGGADQIAQTLIRAFGKEKVQWAMMFAAFLVGIPLFFEIGFVLLIPLVFIVARRTGVSLIKIGIPLLAGLSAVHGLVPPHPGPLLAIGVFGADIGKTILYGLIVALPTAIIAGPIFGTFIAKYIPGNPSQELVDQLARESQHKSLPSFSITLITVLLPVFLMLLKTFADIGLPDGHIVRNWMDMIGHPISALLLALLLSLYTFGHRQGIHSKQILKLLDASLAPTAAIILIIGAGGGFKQMLVTSGVGDVIGHMAVNAQINPILLAWLVAAVIRVATGSATVATITGAGIVVPVVGMIPGVNRELLVLATGAGSLILSHVNDAGFWLVKQYFNMTVAETFKTWTAMETILSVVALIFIMLLSLVV, encoded by the coding sequence ATGTTTGGCATGTCCCACGAGTCCTACCTGCTGCTAGATGCAGTGGTCACTATCATCGGGTTGATCGTTCTGATCACCAAGTTCAAGGTTCATCCGTTCATTGCACTGATCATCGCGGCCGGCTTCCTCGGCCTGACCTCGGGCATGCCCGTGGACAAGATCATCAAGGCGTTCCAGGACGGCTTCGGCGGTGTGCTCGGCTTTGTCGGCATTATCCTCGCGCTGGGTACGATGCTCGGCAAGATGATGGCTGAATCCGGTGGTGCCGATCAGATCGCCCAGACCCTGATCCGTGCCTTCGGCAAGGAAAAGGTCCAGTGGGCCATGATGTTCGCCGCGTTCCTGGTGGGCATCCCGCTGTTTTTCGAGATCGGTTTTGTACTGCTGATCCCGCTGGTATTCATCGTCGCGCGCCGCACCGGCGTGTCGCTGATCAAGATCGGCATCCCGCTGCTCGCCGGCCTCTCGGCGGTGCACGGCCTGGTGCCACCGCACCCGGGCCCGCTGCTGGCCATCGGCGTGTTTGGCGCGGACATCGGCAAGACCATCCTGTACGGCCTGATCGTGGCACTGCCGACCGCCATCATTGCCGGCCCGATCTTCGGTACGTTTATCGCCAAGTACATCCCGGGCAATCCGTCCCAGGAACTGGTCGATCAACTGGCCCGCGAGTCGCAACACAAGTCGCTGCCGAGCTTCAGCATCACCCTGATCACCGTGCTGCTGCCGGTGTTCCTGATGTTGCTGAAAACCTTTGCCGACATCGGTCTGCCGGACGGCCATATCGTGCGCAACTGGATGGACATGATCGGTCACCCGATCTCCGCGCTGTTGCTGGCGTTGCTGCTGTCGCTGTACACCTTTGGCCATCGCCAGGGCATTCACTCCAAGCAGATCCTCAAGTTGCTCGACGCCAGCCTTGCGCCGACCGCCGCGATCATCCTGATCATCGGTGCCGGTGGTGGCTTCAAGCAGATGCTGGTGACCAGTGGTGTGGGCGACGTGATCGGCCATATGGCGGTGAACGCACAGATCAACCCGATCCTGCTGGCGTGGCTGGTGGCGGCGGTGATCCGCGTGGCGACCGGTTCGGCGACCGTGGCGACCATTACTGGCGCGGGCATCGTGGTGCCGGTGGTGGGGATGATTCCAGGGGTTAACCGTGAGCTGCTGGTGCTGGCGACGGGGGCGGGGTCGTTGATCCTGTCGCACGTCAACGATGCGGGCTTCTGGCTGGTGAAGCAGTACTTCAACATGACCGTGGCGGAAACGTTCAAGACGTGGACGGCGATGGAGACGATCCTGTCTGTGGTGGCACTGATCTTCATCATGCTGTTGTCGCTGGTGGTCTAA
- a CDS encoding multidrug/biocide efflux PACE transporter has translation MTPTKSMTERVCQALGFEGLALLICTPLLVWITGRPALEMGAVTLGISLLALTWNIIFNSLFDRLKARLQLANNSGTRVLHALMFEGGLILVCVPLIAAWLNISLMDAFILDIGVLLFFLPYTYVYHWVYDVLRDKFLQKHAARGLDALPGDPVAAVGQQEGNGPANIVR, from the coding sequence ATGACCCCTACCAAATCGATGACTGAACGTGTGTGCCAAGCCCTGGGTTTTGAAGGCCTGGCCTTGTTGATCTGCACCCCGTTGCTGGTGTGGATCACCGGCCGGCCGGCGTTGGAGATGGGCGCTGTCACGCTGGGGATCAGCCTGTTGGCGCTGACCTGGAACATCATTTTCAACAGCCTGTTCGACCGCCTCAAGGCGCGTCTGCAACTGGCCAACAACAGCGGCACGCGGGTGCTGCATGCGCTGATGTTCGAAGGCGGGCTGATCCTGGTGTGTGTGCCGTTGATCGCGGCGTGGCTGAACATCAGCTTGATGGACGCGTTTATCCTCGACATCGGTGTACTGCTGTTCTTCCTGCCGTACACCTATGTCTATCACTGGGTCTATGACGTGCTGCGTGACAAGTTCCTACAGAAACATGCCGCCCGAGGCCTCGATGCGCTGCCCGGTGATCCAGTGGCTGCCGTCGGCCAGCAAGAGGGAAATGGCCCCGCCAATATCGTCCGGTAA